AATCATAGTAGTCACTGTCTGTAAACAACAATCATAGTAGTCACTGTAAACAACAATCATAGTAGTCACTGTCTGTAAACAACAATCATAGTAGTCACTGTCTGTAAACAACAATCATAGTAGTCACTGTCTGTAAACAACAATCATAGTAGTCACCGTAAACAACAATCATAGTAGTCACTGCAAACAACAATCATAGTAGTCACTGTCTGTAAACAACAGTCATAGTAGTCACTGTCTGTAAACACCAATCATAGTAGTCACTGTAAACAACAATCATAGTAGTCACTGTCTGTAAACAACAATCATAGTAGTTACTGTCTGTAAACAACAATCATAGTAGATAGTAGTCACTGTAAACAACAGTCATAGTAGTCACTGTCTGTAAACAACAATCATAGTAGTCACTGTCTGTAAACAACAATCATAGTAGTCACTGTCTGTAAACAACAATCATAGTAGTCActgtaaacaacaataataGTAGTCACTGTAAACAACAATCATAGTAGTCACTGTCTGTAAACAACAATCATAGTAGTCACTGTAAACAACAGTCATAGCAGTCACTGTCTGTAAACAACAATCATAGTAGTCACTGTAAACAACAATCATAGTAGTCACTGTAAACAACAATCATAGTAGTCACTGTCTGTAAACAACAATCATAGTAGTCACTGTCTGAAAACAACAATCATAGTATTCACTGTCTGTAAACAACAATCATAGTAGTCACTGTCTGTAAATAACAATCATAGTAGTCACTGTCTATAAACAACAATCATAGTAGTCACTGTCTGTGAACAACAATCATAGTAGTCACTGTAAACAACAATCATAGTAGTCACTGTCTGTAAACAACAATCATAGTATTCATTGTCTGTAAACAACAGTCATAGTAGTCACTGTCTGTAAACAACAATCATAGTAGTCACTGTAAACAACAATCATAGTAGTCACTGTCTGTAAACAACAATCATAGTAGTCACTGTCTGTAAACAACAATCATAGTAGTCACTGTCTGTGAACAACAATCATAGTAGTCACTGTAAACAACAATCATAGTAGTCACTGTCTGTAAACAACAATCATAGTAGTCACTGTAAACAACAATCATAGTAGTCACTGTCTGTAAACAACAGTCATAGTAGTCACTGTCTGTGAACAACAATCATAGTAGTCACTGTAAACAACAATCATAGTAGTCACTGTCTGTAAACAACAGTCATAGTAGTCACTGTAAACAACAATCATAGTAGTCACTGTAAACAACAATCATAGTAGTCACTGTCTGTAAACAACAATCATAGTAGTCACTGTAAACAACAATCATAGTAGTCACTGTCTGTAAACAACAATCATAGTATTCATTGTCTGTAAACAACAGTCATAGTAGTCACTGTCTGTAAACAACAATCATAGTAGTCACTGTAAACAACAATCATAGTAGTCACTGTCTGTAAACAACAATCATAGTAGTCACTGTCTGTAAACAACAATCATAGTAGTCACTGTCTGTGAACAACAATCATAGTAGTCACTGTAAACAACAATCATAGTAGTCACTGTAAACAACAGTCATAGTAGTCACTGTAAACAACAGTCATAGTAGTCACTGTAAACAACAGTCATAGTAGTCACTGTAAACAACAGTCATAGTAGTCACTGTAAACAACAATCATAGTAGTCACTGTAAACAACAGTCATAGTAGTCACTGTAAACAACAACCATAGTAGTCACTGTAAACAACAGTCATAGTAGTCACTGTAAACAACAGCCATAGTAGTCACTGTCTGTAAAAACAATCATAGTAGTCACTGTCTGTGAACAACAATCATAGTAGTCACTGTCTGTAAACAACAATCATAGTAGTCACTGTCTGTAAACAACAATCATAGTAGTCACTGTAAACAACAATCATAGTAGTCACTGTCTGTAAACAACAATCATAGTAGTCACTGTAAACAACAATCATAGTAGTCACTGTCTGTAAATTAGATATAATGATCAAGAATCATAGCAGTCAATGTCTATTGAACGTCTTAAGTTTGGCGCAGCTCCAGGATCAAGCATCCAAACCCGACTCCTCATattgatgatatacaatatgtaattaATATAGTATCTGAAAAACAATTGACAAGTCAGCATTTGATAGTAAGGAGGAAATCAATGCATCTCAGAGTGCATTCGTGAAGTTCCTCGAATGTATTGAGCGCCGAATTAACATAAACttaaaaaattgaagatatctttaattgttgaaagatatcaattcaattaatgtgcacaataattgatttgtgcATCAAATCGATTATATATTGCTCTcgttaattgaattgatgcatgcattaattgaatCGACCCGAGCAATACTTGATTTGTTGTGCGCATTAATCAATTCAGGTATTGCTCTAATCAGGTCATTGGAGATTCGCTtcaatgtggtggaattattACTCGCAGAATTGAATTTGTAGGTTGGTATAAATGATCTATTTGATCCAactgaaaatatctttaattattgactttgacctttgaggGGGCTTCTATAGACACTGTACCTGCTGGCTAATCCTATTTTATGAATgcattttctatatacatgaatgaaataCGGTTGaaatcaaatcacttatttaCAACGTTTTTGTGTAAGGAATCAATGCGCAAATCAGTTGTTTTAGAGAGAGCAAAAactcaattaaagagatcattaatgcAGTTATGGACATGTTAAATGGAAGATATCATGGTTCTCTCCCTCTCACTCACGCAGCCACATacacagtctctctctctctctctctctctctctctctctctctctctctctaattcaattgaagagaggaAGATTTCTAATATTGTGCTCATTAATTGACTCGacgcgcgcattaattgaattattgctctcttaaggtagcaggggacagtttcgcactatatatgcccggtcaactttttcaaaaaatggaaatgccccatatttgaagtgatattacatgtgtaaaaatgtatacaataattttaggatggaTGTCAAATGAaactgagtgcttaataaaaatgttgatatacaacatgtaggtgtcaccatgattcctagcatatagatgggtgcaaatacgaaactaagacacgtggtcagttgctgaagaaattccggtgaaaacatgcagggtccagcaaaaggtctgtagctgtgagggaaggtggatgaccccatatgagaggtagatttttgagaagggcagatagggttcttgattgtacagtgtctaaatccccatgtttggtactgtgatggtgtgggggtggcccaaatgagagaaaatcaaagcaaaaaaggggaacctgctcggagcatgttttgtgcaccagcaccagtatttatagattacatgtaatttagggtcataatttattaactacactaatatgaaatacaagtatggacataaaagggaaataggatttttcattagtctgtcataatctcactttggtgtataccccctatccacatgtttcaaaaccaaagaaactgtcccctgccacctaaaTTGACTTGTAGCGCTTCATTTCATCAACTCtctttgaagagagcaacaattcataGCGCgtatcaattcagcagaataattaatgctatcgccaattcaattaatgtgcccAATAactcagaattgaagatatcattaatcatAATTGGAAGAGATCTTACCttcaaaaaattaaagatatcttcaattatatgAGTCTATGTTAGTTGGGCGCTCCTTATGAAGATATATACCATAAACCAGCGATATCTAACACGTTCAAGGAATGTTATATGGTTATAATTCTaacctgaaataaaaaaataaaaataagcgTTGTATATACTTTCTATCAAAGGGAAGTAAGTTCTAGCGTGAATTCCGCTCATGCCATGGTCGCGTCAAAACGTAAAACGCCTCACTGACATGactgtagctgcaataatgtagccctctctgattttttttttttttttagggagggctacaactccttaggatctccataatggtgcaaatgcgggagtgattcactcccgcaacatttgcgctcattctaaacatttcctgactttctttacgtaaataaaatgatattctatgtttcttagtcaatatataaatttacaacctgcaacttaagatttgtgaggctctattctaccgttttcaacaatttcgatcaattccaatttctcgattcatatttgtgcgccatgtttgatgtaatgaAGTATAAACTTTCGATTGTCAAATCATTTGCATAtaccatataaggtagtatttacatcaatggacaagtatggaggcgaaagctatttcgtcggtattgaaaaggtctgaatttaatatcaagttaaaaaccgaacagcagagtgtaaattttttctgcagcaatatgattttcctttctttgtcgaagtggctcgagtaactacattttcgcgctgattgtcaatgtttaggtttttcattagatccacctacgagatctcgcgataacaagcatagcggagcagacgaagaattttgcatgctgtgaattataattaatgaaaaacacctttattagacatgcccgagcacaaagttggtactccttttggtgtaaacaacatttgggactaatacacagagtttattatcggttattcataaaattattttgcaccattacggaaatcctatggaattgtagccctatcccgaaaacgtcagaattaaaaaaattggatagggctacattattgcagctaacatGACTGATGCgcctaagcgccgagcatgtGCACGAAGcaacataaaacaaataaacaaaacattccATTGTAGTACAATGCCATCTTACAGAAgacacaaaaaatgaaaaacaagtaATATGTATAACATCTTTTAATTTGATCTATTTTTTTATACACTGTAAATACTCATTCCGTCCAGAAGACACGAGCAACATCTATAGAATGATTATACACAGGTATGCTTGATGATCGTTATAAAGCACCATATCAGTCAAATAATTCTGATTTATTGGAATTGAAGGAGCCCGAGAATTCCAACAAGTAATGTGTATATCAATCTTTTCACTGTGGATAATTTTCCTATTTCGAAATTTATTCTCTGGCAGTAATTACCATGAGACGATGTCACAGGAACGTTCACGTATGTATAGAAGTACTTATAAGAGATGCATATTACATCATGGTGGTACATTGAAATAAATTGTTACTTTTctattaaaatataaattatcaATTAACTCAAGATGGATTGCCCTGGATTCAGCTCAACACGAACACAAAATACACATAAAGTAGGGGATACACCTTCAACTACATACCCCGTTTGTGAATTTGACATCCGAGTTGCACAGAGAGGAGACAGTGTGCTTTGTTTCAACACACTTTAATAAAAACCAGAATGAGATAGGTACGTGAATCAACTAAATCCGTAATGGTAGTTTGTTGTGTTTAATGTCTACAGATCAATGAGTTCCCAAATCAGGAAGGGACCACATACAGGTACTAAATCTATGTTCCGTGAAACTGACGCCTAATGTACTGTATTCTAGCTTCTGTTGCTTTCTGTATTGTATGGAATGGTCTCTGTCTGAGTGATTCTTGATAAGACTGTAATGCCCCGTGTAAGTCCCCCACAACGTGTTGACAGATCCCCAGTATCTGCCACGAGAGGTCTCTAATGTGTAAAGGTACATATCTGCCATCATCGTATATCAGCAGGGTCTGTAGATCCGTGAGTGACTGTAGATACTGGGATCTGTTACTCAGTCTGTAGTTACACAACACAGACAACATGTCAGTCAACACAAAAGGTGAAATGATTAAAACCAATGTACCATTTTGTTTACTGACTTCTTGTTCTAGAATTAATTCTTTAATGATATGGAGATCAGGGTTTAATGTGACGTCATTTACCCAGGCTGTTTTCATTTTTCTAGACAGAGACAGCCTGCCTACAGCTTCATTATCTACTACACCGTTATACATGATGTAGGGCTGTGATAGTCTTTGTTTTGTGAGATAAGTAACATGAAGTCCGTCATTATATCTACCCATTCTATAGTAATACAGAGCTAGATACAATGACCCATTCTATAGTAATACAGAGCTAGATACAGTGACCCATTCTATAGTAATACAGAGCTAGATACAGTGACCCATTCTATAGTAATACAGAGCTAGATACAGTGACCCATTCTATAGTAATACAGAGCTAGATACAGTGACCCATTCTATAGTAATACAGAGCTAGATACAGTGACCCATTCTATAGTAATACAGAGCTAGATACAGTGACCCATTCTATAGTAATACAGAGCTAGATACAGTGACCCATTCTATAGTAATACAGAGCTAGATACGGTGACCCATTCTATAGTAATACAGAGCTAGATACGGTGACCCATTCTATAGTAATACAGAGCTAGATACAGTGACTGGGTTACACTACCTACACGTGCTACCAGTTTCAACATATTACACACCGTCTTGTCTAATGTGTACACTTGTCTATGTGTGCAGCATGTATCATTGTTTACCATAACAAAGGCCGTCTGAGTGAGAACCCCTGCTGTAGCATACTGTAATGTTAATGTTTGGTATGGTGAGAGAGATAACCGTGATAATTTATCTATTGATTTCAGCAGCAGAAGACAGTGAGTGAATTCTTTCCAGGGAAAGGGGAGTGAAAATATCTCCCTTTGGACAACAAGATCTATCGCCTCGACAGCGTTATAATGTCCTTCAGCCGAGTGTAAAACAAAGGACGGACTACTGAGGGCTGGTAGTAGGATCGATCTGAGGGTTTTACTGTGTAGCAGACAGGACACGCCCATTCTGTAATACTGATAAAGTTGTTCCAGTAAAGATGTGCGGGCGTGACCTACAACTTTGTTTAGGAACATATTGTTCTGTGGAATGAAAAAGTTCGGGAACTCACCGCGATAAACACAGTGAATGAGATACTTGAAACACGTCCAGAAACAGTTCAGTAAATCTTGGGGACACCATCTGATACACCCCGCCTGTATAATCCAGAACATTGTAGTTTTCATGAAATACGAACACAATAATGGCTCTTCTACATTGTAACTAATGACCtcctttagaaatattttcagaagTCCGTAACATAAAAATTGGGTGTGGTTCATGGCGTAAACTAGTTTTTGTTCAGCTTGAGAAAATGACAATCTCCATTCTAATTGGTTTTCACTAGAGAGAATTTTACTTCCTATAGGCACACAGTGACAAccattgtttacaatatctGTAAGGACACGTACTGGAGGCCAAGTATGCCTGAGACATCTGTCAATCCAGGGTCGTGTTAATGCAGGCCAGTGTATGCTGGCAAAACAGTGAGCGTAATCGGCTTCaatggatgcaatagtagaagtagtaCAAGGGCCATGAGGAGTGAAAATCTGGTGAGGTGAAATATTATTACTGAAATCGACCGATCGCTGTTGGAACTGTGAACTTGATATATAAACTCTGTCATTGAGTAGGACGAGAGATGAACTGATGTTGGGATTTGACGTTGGTGTTAGGAGCTGCAATCTGACAAATCCAGGAGGTGTATCCATACTGTCCATTAGGATAATGGTATTTCCTGATGCAGTATAAAACGAGGACTGAGATATATCGGATATCAATTTGTAATGACAGCCCCAGAACATGCGGTCCCTGTCAGATGATTTAAACCTGAACCCCTCCCTATAACTACCACTCATCATCAGTCTCTCTCCTCTGTATATCTGTAGAGGTGTCTCTATCATTTCCTCCATGTCCAACACGTCCCTTCTGATGGTCACTTCTTTCGGTGTCCCCATCTCCCAACATAGACCCACGTAGAGGACTTCTGACACACGGGGAATGTGATC
Above is a genomic segment from Ostrea edulis chromosome 3, xbOstEdul1.1, whole genome shotgun sequence containing:
- the LOC125674377 gene encoding uncharacterized protein LOC125674377 isoform X1, producing the protein MRYRMDHIPRVSEVLYVGLCWEMGTPKEVTIRRDVLDMEEMIETPLQIYRGERLMMSGSYREGFRFKSSDRDRMFWGCHYKLISDISQSSFYTASGNTIILMDSMDTPPGFVRLQLLTPTSNPNISSSLVLLNDRVYISSSQFQQRSVDFSNNISPHQIFTPHGPCTTSTIASIEADYAHCFASIHWPALTRPWIDRCLRHTWPPVRVLTDIVNNGCHCVPIGSKILSSENQLEWRLSFSQAEQKLVYAMNHTQFLCYGLLKIFLKEVISYNVEEPLLCSYFMKTTMFWIIQAGCIRWCPQDLLNCFWTCFKYLIHCVYRGEFPNFFIPQNNMFLNKVVGHARTSLLEQLYQYYRMGVSCLLHSKTLRSILLPALSSPSFVLHSAEGHYNAVEAIDLVVQREIFSLPFPWKEFTHCLLLLKSIDKLSRLSLSPYQTLTLQYATAGVLTQTAFVMVNNDTCCTHRQVYTLDKTVCNMLKLVARVGSVTQSLYLALYYYRMGHRI
- the LOC125674377 gene encoding uncharacterized protein LOC125674377 isoform X2 yields the protein MDHIPRVSEVLYVGLCWEMGTPKEVTIRRDVLDMEEMIETPLQIYRGERLMMSGSYREGFRFKSSDRDRMFWGCHYKLISDISQSSFYTASGNTIILMDSMDTPPGFVRLQLLTPTSNPNISSSLVLLNDRVYISSSQFQQRSVDFSNNISPHQIFTPHGPCTTSTIASIEADYAHCFASIHWPALTRPWIDRCLRHTWPPVRVLTDIVNNGCHCVPIGSKILSSENQLEWRLSFSQAEQKLVYAMNHTQFLCYGLLKIFLKEVISYNVEEPLLCSYFMKTTMFWIIQAGCIRWCPQDLLNCFWTCFKYLIHCVYRGEFPNFFIPQNNMFLNKVVGHARTSLLEQLYQYYRMGVSCLLHSKTLRSILLPALSSPSFVLHSAEGHYNAVEAIDLVVQREIFSLPFPWKEFTHCLLLLKSIDKLSRLSLSPYQTLTLQYATAGVLTQTAFVMVNNDTCCTHRQVYTLDKTVCNMLKLVARVGSVTQSLYLALYYYRMGHRI